One Synechococcus sp. PROS-9-1 DNA window includes the following coding sequences:
- a CDS encoding YcjF family protein: MPVPSISTIKLIPSIAGKLALAGGTLAFGSWLFSDLVHLPGGGAGFLVLGAGIWWVSRPARPAQFSEPSSIPGWIRRCETVLAQFTELELSLGLDGLRRPREQELELLKAQHAPLSVGVVISEGGTHPSSSDLHTALEGANSLELCIAKPLPVVSDAWSWPQELEQLDVILYGLPMPLRAADLLRLEQLPTDRPAWLLIKDAVQDSREARQEALSCQLPKPWCDRLLFWSGESADLRRGLLPVRRHFAQPSRSREITKQRLLTSLHRRWQAELEQLRRERFRSLLQRSQWIVAGVVIASPVPSVDLLAVAVVNGLMVKEMAQIWGCSWSSEVLQVVARQLGTAALGQGVVEWSGQALLGMAKLDGGTWLAAGMLQGLSAAYLTRVVGASMADWMALNAGVAQPDLDDLKRQAPLLVAKAAERERLNLPGFADQARDWLKTQRYAGA; encoded by the coding sequence ATGCCGGTTCCATCAATCAGCACCATCAAGCTGATTCCATCCATCGCAGGGAAGCTTGCTTTGGCTGGAGGGACCCTGGCATTTGGGAGTTGGCTGTTCAGTGACCTTGTTCACCTTCCCGGTGGAGGCGCAGGCTTCCTCGTCTTGGGGGCTGGCATCTGGTGGGTGTCCCGTCCTGCTCGGCCTGCTCAATTTTCAGAGCCGTCCTCAATCCCAGGTTGGATCCGTCGTTGTGAGACGGTGCTGGCGCAGTTCACTGAGCTGGAGCTGTCGTTAGGTCTCGATGGTTTGCGTCGTCCTCGCGAACAGGAGCTTGAGCTGTTGAAAGCTCAACATGCACCTCTCAGTGTGGGTGTGGTCATTAGTGAGGGCGGGACCCATCCGAGCAGTTCAGACCTTCACACCGCTTTGGAGGGAGCCAATTCACTTGAGCTGTGCATTGCCAAGCCGTTGCCAGTCGTTTCTGATGCCTGGAGCTGGCCTCAGGAGCTTGAGCAGCTTGATGTGATCTTGTACGGACTTCCAATGCCTCTCAGGGCAGCTGATCTTTTACGGCTGGAACAGTTGCCAACTGATCGTCCTGCGTGGTTGCTCATCAAGGATGCTGTCCAAGACTCGCGCGAAGCACGACAGGAAGCCTTGAGCTGTCAGTTACCCAAGCCATGGTGCGATCGATTGTTGTTCTGGAGCGGAGAGTCCGCTGATCTGCGGCGGGGCTTGCTTCCTGTACGACGGCATTTCGCTCAGCCTTCTCGGAGCCGCGAGATCACCAAGCAACGCTTGTTGACCTCGCTTCATCGCCGCTGGCAAGCAGAGCTAGAGCAGCTGCGTCGTGAGCGATTCCGCTCCCTGCTTCAACGGAGTCAGTGGATTGTGGCGGGTGTGGTGATTGCCTCCCCTGTTCCAAGCGTTGATCTACTTGCTGTGGCTGTGGTGAACGGTTTGATGGTGAAGGAAATGGCTCAAATCTGGGGGTGTTCCTGGAGCTCTGAGGTGTTGCAGGTGGTGGCGCGCCAATTGGGGACCGCAGCCCTTGGGCAGGGGGTTGTGGAGTGGAGTGGTCAAGCGTTGCTTGGCATGGCAAAACTTGACGGTGGTACCTGGTTGGCTGCAGGGATGCTCCAAGGCCTGAGCGCTGCCTATCTCACGCGGGTTGTGGGAGCGTCAATGGCTGATTGGATGGCCCTCAATGCCGGAGTGGCCCAGCCTGATCTCGACGATCTCAAGCGACAGGCCCCACTGTTGGTGGCGAAGGCGGCGGAGCGTGAACGATTGAATCTTCCCGGTTTTGCCGATCAGGCCCGGGATTGGCTGAAGACTCAGAGATACGCCGGCGCTTGA
- a CDS encoding metallophosphoesterase encodes MQTSRRLFLKLLATTAVSRGLIHAVQAASNPKTFESTALSERGDLRLALISDLNGPYGSTRYSPSVATGLDLLSELKPDLVLCAGDMVAGQKISLTDSQLEAMWSSFQSTILNPLLQQGIGIIPTMGNHDASSQTTASRYVFARERHQAKTFWERQKNRLGLEFIDAKHYPFQFSVKQPGLFIVVIDASSANVDRGQRRWLEQALASESRSPDDCCVVMGHLPLTAISVGRDRAGECIADAMHLTDLMQRHQVDLYLSGHHHAWYPGELKGQRLLSLGAMGNGPRRLLGTQRTSDPSLTLLDLFQATKAVRETTFSLKTLKTISLDSLPKQLSAKSFPSLNRRNTNWSYGS; translated from the coding sequence ATGCAAACAAGTCGACGCTTATTTCTGAAGCTGTTAGCAACCACGGCAGTGAGTCGGGGCTTGATTCATGCCGTTCAAGCAGCGTCCAACCCAAAAACGTTTGAATCAACGGCCCTCTCAGAGCGAGGAGATCTTCGCCTGGCCTTGATCAGTGATCTCAACGGACCTTATGGGTCAACCCGATACAGCCCAAGCGTGGCAACAGGACTTGATCTGCTGTCTGAACTGAAACCAGATCTGGTGCTTTGCGCAGGGGACATGGTGGCCGGCCAGAAGATCAGCCTGACGGATTCTCAACTTGAAGCGATGTGGAGCAGCTTCCAATCCACGATTCTCAATCCCCTCCTTCAGCAAGGGATTGGAATAATCCCAACCATGGGCAATCACGACGCATCCAGTCAAACAACGGCCTCTCGGTACGTTTTTGCAAGAGAACGCCATCAGGCAAAGACCTTTTGGGAACGTCAGAAGAACCGGCTTGGGCTCGAGTTCATCGACGCGAAGCACTATCCCTTCCAGTTCAGCGTTAAACAACCTGGCTTGTTCATAGTCGTGATTGATGCCTCTTCCGCCAATGTTGATCGAGGTCAACGGCGCTGGCTTGAGCAAGCACTTGCCTCAGAGTCCAGATCTCCAGACGATTGCTGTGTGGTGATGGGACATCTCCCACTGACCGCCATCAGTGTTGGTCGAGATCGTGCCGGCGAGTGCATCGCAGACGCCATGCACCTCACCGATTTAATGCAACGTCATCAGGTAGACCTCTATCTCTCAGGACATCACCATGCCTGGTATCCGGGCGAACTCAAGGGACAGCGCCTGCTCAGTCTTGGTGCCATGGGAAACGGACCTCGTCGGTTACTAGGAACGCAACGCACATCTGATCCGAGCCTCACACTGCTTGATCTTTTTCAAGCCACAAAGGCTGTTCGTGAAACCACATTCAGCTTGAAAACATTGAAGACCATCAGCCTTGACTCCCTACCAAAGCAGTTGAGCGCAAAATCGTTTCCAAGCTTGAATCGGCGAAACACCAACTGGTCCTATGGCTCCTAA
- the psbA gene encoding photosystem II q(b) protein, with translation MATAVRSGRLSSWQSFCQWVTDTNNRIYIGWFGVLMIPCLLAATTCFIVAFIAAPPVDIDGIREPVAGSLLYGNNIISGAVVPSSNAIGLHFYPIWDAASLDEWLYNGGTYQLVVFHFLIGISAYMGRQWELSYRLGMRPWICVAYSAPLSAAMAVFLVYPFGQGSFSDGMPLGISGTFNFMLVFQAEHNILMHPFHMLGVAGVFGGSLFSAMHGSLVTSSLVRETTENESHNYGYKFGQEEETYNIVAAHGYFGRLIFQYASFNNSRSLHFLLGAWPVVGIWFTSMGVSTMAFNLNGFNFNQSILDSQGRVLNTWADLVNRAGLGMEVMHERNAHNFPLDLATVESTPVALQAPAIG, from the coding sequence ATGGCAACTGCCGTTCGTAGCGGTCGCTTAAGCAGCTGGCAAAGTTTTTGTCAGTGGGTCACAGATACCAACAACCGTATTTATATCGGTTGGTTCGGTGTGCTGATGATCCCTTGTCTGCTTGCCGCGACCACTTGCTTCATCGTCGCTTTCATCGCCGCCCCTCCGGTTGATATCGACGGCATCCGCGAGCCTGTCGCTGGCTCCTTGCTTTATGGCAACAACATCATCTCTGGTGCTGTTGTTCCTTCCAGCAACGCCATTGGCTTGCACTTCTACCCAATCTGGGATGCTGCCTCACTCGACGAGTGGCTCTACAACGGCGGCACCTATCAGCTGGTTGTGTTCCACTTCCTGATCGGCATTTCGGCCTATATGGGCCGTCAGTGGGAACTCTCCTACCGCTTGGGCATGCGCCCTTGGATCTGTGTTGCATACAGCGCTCCGCTGTCTGCAGCCATGGCTGTTTTCCTGGTCTACCCCTTCGGTCAGGGTTCGTTCTCTGATGGCATGCCTTTGGGCATCTCTGGAACCTTCAACTTCATGTTGGTGTTCCAGGCTGAGCACAACATCCTGATGCACCCCTTCCACATGCTTGGAGTGGCTGGTGTCTTCGGTGGTTCACTGTTCTCCGCCATGCATGGTTCATTGGTGACCTCCTCCTTGGTTCGTGAAACAACCGAGAATGAGTCGCACAACTACGGCTATAAGTTCGGCCAAGAAGAAGAGACGTACAACATCGTGGCTGCTCACGGCTACTTCGGTCGCCTGATCTTCCAATACGCCTCCTTCAACAACAGCCGTAGCCTTCACTTCTTGTTGGGAGCTTGGCCTGTTGTTGGCATTTGGTTTACGTCCATGGGCGTGTCAACCATGGCCTTCAACTTGAACGGCTTCAACTTCAACCAGTCGATCCTTGATAGTCAGGGCCGCGTCCTGAACACCTGGGCTGACTTGGTGAACCGTGCCGGTCTCGGCATGGAAGTGATGCACGAGCGCAACGCTCATAACTTCCCTCTCGACCTGGCAACTGTTGAGTCCACACCTGTGGCTCTTCAGGCACCTGCAATCGGTTGA
- the psbA gene encoding photosystem II q(b) protein, which translates to MTTTIQQRSGANGWQQFCEWVTSTNNRLYVGWFGVLMIPTLLAATTCFIVAFIAAPPVDIDGIREPVAGSLMYGNNIISGAVVPSSNAIGLHFYPIWEAASLDEWLYNGGPFQLVVFHFLIGIYAYMGREWELSYRLGMRPWICVAYSAPVAAASAVFLVYPFGQGSFSDAMPLGISGTFNYMLVFQAEHNILMHPFHMLGVAGVFGGSLFSAMHGSLVTSSLVRETTETESQNYGYKFGQEEETYNIVAAHGYFGRLIFQYASFNNSRSLHFFLAAWPVVGIWFTALGVSTMAFNLNGFNFNQSILDGQGRVLNTWADVLNRAGLGMEVMHERNAHNFPLDLAAAESTPVALQAPAIG; encoded by the coding sequence ATGACTACCACCATCCAGCAGCGCTCCGGCGCTAACGGCTGGCAGCAGTTCTGTGAGTGGGTCACCTCCACCAACAACCGTCTTTATGTCGGTTGGTTCGGTGTTCTGATGATCCCCACACTGCTTGCCGCTACCACTTGCTTCATCGTTGCTTTTATCGCCGCACCTCCGGTTGATATCGACGGCATCCGCGAGCCTGTTGCAGGTTCACTGATGTATGGCAACAACATCATCTCTGGTGCTGTTGTTCCTTCCAGCAACGCTATTGGCTTGCACTTCTACCCAATCTGGGAAGCTGCCTCACTCGACGAGTGGCTCTACAACGGCGGTCCTTTCCAACTGGTTGTTTTCCACTTCCTGATCGGCATCTACGCCTATATGGGACGTGAGTGGGAACTTTCCTACCGCTTGGGCATGCGCCCTTGGATCTGTGTTGCATACAGCGCACCTGTTGCTGCTGCATCTGCAGTGTTCCTGGTCTACCCCTTCGGTCAGGGTTCGTTCTCTGACGCCATGCCTTTGGGCATCTCTGGAACCTTCAACTACATGTTGGTCTTCCAGGCTGAGCACAACATCCTGATGCACCCCTTCCACATGCTTGGAGTGGCTGGTGTCTTCGGTGGTTCACTGTTCTCCGCCATGCACGGTTCATTGGTGACCTCCTCCTTGGTTCGTGAAACAACCGAGACCGAGTCCCAGAACTACGGCTATAAGTTCGGCCAAGAAGAAGAGACGTACAACATCGTGGCTGCTCACGGCTACTTCGGTCGCCTGATCTTCCAATACGCCTCCTTCAACAACAGCCGTAGCCTTCACTTCTTCCTTGCAGCCTGGCCTGTTGTCGGCATCTGGTTCACCGCTCTTGGCGTGTCAACCATGGCCTTCAACTTGAACGGCTTCAACTTCAACCAGTCGATCCTTGATGGTCAGGGCCGCGTCCTGAACACCTGGGCCGATGTTCTTAACAGAGCTGGACTTGGCATGGAAGTGATGCACGAGCGCAACGCTCATAACTTCCCTCTCGACCTGGCTGCTGCTGAGTCCACACCTGTGGCTCTTCAGGCACCTGCAATCGGTTGA